The proteins below come from a single Sorghum bicolor cultivar BTx623 chromosome 4, Sorghum_bicolor_NCBIv3, whole genome shotgun sequence genomic window:
- the LOC8059574 gene encoding exocyst complex component EXO70B1, with protein sequence MSSAVPPPPPPQQESPSAGGDKVLAAAQHIVKSLATSKNAADDMIRILSGFDNRLSSITNDHLFPSPDLSAASDSEISVAAAAAAFDAADQLIQLWDATPEALVFEAAEDDVAQYLAAVDVAIDHLARGGPGGARAGVAVQLAMARLEEELRHLMVRHAVPIDPTGLFFSLRRLSLESMDDLDASPDFDAATPHSLALDATPAGPDTARGAALGSNPFEDQVFDPVRPEAVEDLRAIAHRMARAGYARELADAYCAVRRDLLDEYLSVLGVERLSIDDVQRIEWKLLNDKMKKWVHGVKTVVRVLLAGERRLCDHVLDASDELMEECFIESTKGCIMQILSFGGAVAVCPRSPEKVPRILDMYEALAEVIPEMKDLCVGSSGDGVISDVQAILDRLGDAVRGNLFEFGKMLQQETSRRAMTTGEIHPMTRYVMNYLRLLVVYSETLDVLLADDSSDHDAFRSSDDQDQEHLENMTPFGRRLLKLISYLEANLEEKSKLYEDAALECIFAMNNLLYIVQKVKDSELGKVLGDHWIKRRSGKIRQYSKSYLRLSWAKALSYFKEDGHGSGSGSGSGSGSGSGHSSSRMSIKDRFKNFNMAFEEIYRNQTLWKVPDPQLREELKISISENVIPAYRAFLGRYGHQVDSGRNPGKYIKYTPEDLESQLSDLFEGSQVSANHSRRRT encoded by the coding sequence ATGTCGTCGGCGgttcccccgccgccgccgccccagcAGGAGTCCCCTTCCGCCGGCGGCGACAAGGTCCTAGCTGCGGCGCAGCACATCGTCAAGTCCCTAGCCACCTCCAAGAACGCCGCCGATGACATGATCCGCATACTCTCCGGCTTCGACAACCGCCTCTCCTCCATCACCAACGACCACCTCTTCCCCTCCCCGGACCTCTCCGCCGCCTCCGACTCCGAGAtctccgtcgccgccgccgccgccgccttcgaCGCCGCCGACCAGCTCATCCAGCTCTGGGACGCCACCCCGGAGGCGCTCGTCTTCGAGGCCGCCGAGGACGACGTCGCGCAGTACCTCGCCGCCGTGGACGTCGCCATCGACCACCTCGCGCGCGGCGGGCCCGGCGGCGCGCGGGCCGGCGTCGCCGTCCAGCTCGCCATGGCGCGCCTCGAGGAGGAGCTGCGCCACCTCATGGTCCGCCACGCCGTCCCCATCGACCCCACGGGCCTCTTCTTCTCGCTCCGACGCCTCTCGCTCGAGTCCATGGACGACCTCGACGCCTCCCCCGACTTCGACGCCGCCACGCCGCACAGCCTCGCCCTCGACGCCACCCCCGCCGGCCCGGACACCGCGCGCGGCGCCGCCCTGGGATCCAACCCCTTCGAGGACCAGGTGTTCGACCCCGTGCGCCCCGAGGCCGTCGAAGACCTGCGCGCCATCGCCCACCGGATGGCGCGCGCGGGGTACGCCCGCGAGCTCGCCGACGCCTACTGTGCCGTCCGACGCGACCTGCTCGACGAGTACCTCTCCGTGCTTGGCGTCGAGCGCCTCAGCATCGACGACGTGCAGCGCATCGAGTGGAAGCTGCTCAACGACAAGATGAAGAAGTGGGTACACGGGGTCAAGACCGTCGTGCGCGTGCTGCTGGCTGGTGAGCGCCGCCTCTGTGACCATGTGCTCGATGCGTCCGATGAGCTTATGGAGGAGTGCTTCATTGAGTCCACCAAGGGATGCATTATGCAGATTCTTAGCTTTGGGGGCGCCGTGGCGGTATGCCCCCGCTCGCCAGAGAAGGTCCCTCGGATCCTTGACATGTACGAGGCACTCGCAGAGGTGATCCCTGAAATGAAGGATTTGTGCGTAGGAAGTTCTGGGGATGGTGTGATCAGTGACGTGCAAGCTATTCTCGATAGGCTTGGGGATGCCGTGAGGGGTAACCTGTTTGAGTTTGGGAAGATGTTACAGCAGGAGACCTCACGGAGGGCGATGACAACTGGAGAGATCCATCCAATGACACGCTATGTCATGAACTATTTGAGGTTGCTGGTTGTTTATAGTGAGACACTTGATGTGCTCTTGGCTGATGACAGCAGTGATCATGATGCTTTCAGAAGTTCTGATGATCAGGATCAGGAACACTTGGAGAACATGACCCCTTTTGGAAGGCGTCTTCTGAAGTTGATATCTTACCTGGAGGCCAATTTGGAGGAAAAATCTAAGCTCTATGAAGATGCTGCCCTGGAGTGCATATTCGCCATGAACAATTTGCTTTATATTGTTCAGAAGGTAAAGGATTCTGAGCTGGGAAAGGTTTTGGGTGATCACTGGATAAAGAGGCGGAGTGGCAAGATTCGACAATATTCAAAGAGCTACCTGAGGCTTTCATGGGCCAAGGCTTTGTCTTATTTCAAGGAAGATGGACATGGGAGTGGTAGTGGTAGCGGGagtggcagtggcagtggcagtggcCATTCAAGTTCGAGGATGTCCATCAAGGATAGGTTCAAGAACTTCAACATGGCCTTTGAGGAAATTTATAGGAACCAGACACTCTGGAAAGTTCCAGATCCTCAGCTCCGGGAAGAACTGAAGATATCAATATCTGAAAATGTGATTCCAGCTTATCGTGCTTTTCTGGGCAGATATGGCCATCAAGTGGACAGTGGAAGAAATCCAGGAAAATATATAAAGTACACACCAGAAGATTTGGAGAGCCAGCTATCGGATTTATTTGAGGGGTCACAAGTGTCTGCCAATCACTCTAGGAGAAGAACATAG
- the LOC8056076 gene encoding uncharacterized protein LOC8056076: protein MKKASRYLKQLFSAIVAAVKARSTAVGTKASSLRTRLIVLGIMRNKKLLLSAIQSKIHAIMGGGSSGHHQHQGSSSSGGYGGNNGNAVASGHGGGGEGERGLFLASSSGARKAAVLQSLPSFAVEQEARAVVLLSSLPSFALERDAGGANEDKDTVEEAAAGEKLLLATVDTTAAAPGSAAEGEFRLEDEIDRVADVFIRRFHEQMKLQKLESFKRFCEMLERGA from the coding sequence ATGAAGAAGGCGTCCAGGTACCTGAAGCAGCTCTTCTCCGCCATCGTGGCGGCGGTGAAGGCCAGGTCCACCGCCGTGGGCACCAAGGCCAGCTCCCTGCGGACGCGCCTCATCGTGCTCGGCATCATGCGCAACAAGAAGCTCCTGCTCAGCGCCATCCAGAGCAAGATCCACGCCATCATGGGCGGCGGCAGTAGTGGCCACCACCAGCAccagggcagcagcagcagcggcggctACGGCGGCAATAATGGCAATGCGGTGGCCAgcggccacggcggcggcggtgagggCGAGCGCGGCCTCTTCCTAGCCAGCAGCAGCGGCGCCAGGAAGGCCGCGGTGCTGCAGAGCCTGCCGAGCTTCGCCGTGGAGCAGGAGGCGAGGGCCGTCGTGCTGCTCAGCAGCCTGCCGAGCTTCGCGCTGGAGCGGGACGCCGGCGGCGCCAACGAGGACAAGGACACCGTCGaagaagcagcagcaggcgaGAAGCTTCTGCTTGCTACCGTGGACACCACCGCCGCGGCTCCGGGGTCGGCGGCGGAGGGGGAGTTCCGGCTGGAGGACGAGATCGACCGCGTGGCGGACGTGTTCATCAGGCGCTTCCACGAGCAGATGAAGCTGCAGAAGCTCGAGTCCTTCAAGAGGTTCTGCGAGATGCTGGAGAGGGGCGCCTGA